A stretch of Wenzhouxiangella sp. XN24 DNA encodes these proteins:
- the murC gene encoding UDP-N-acetylmuramate--L-alanine ligase — MKNRMRRVNRIHFVGIGGSGMGGIAEVLLNLGYDVQGSDLKSGPVVERLASLGARVMIGHSAAHLENVDVVVVSSAVSADNPEVTAAQERRIPVVKRAEMLAELMRFRYGIAVAGTHGKTTTTSLVASVLAEAGFDPTFVIGGRLNSANTHARLGAGRFLVAEADESDASFVHLQPMLAVVTNVEADHMATYGGDLEQLHQTFVDFLHNLPFYGLAIVCVDDPGAASLLARVPRAVLTYGFDERADLRATNFRQEGRVSRFTVTRPGGAAPLEVELKLAGRHNAQNALAAIAVAQELEVEDAALLRALAGFGGIDRRMQELGEIAAGEGTALLVDDYGHHPTELEKTLEAIHGAWPGRRVVVAFQPHRYSRTRDLMDDFARVLSGTDALLLCEVYAAGEDPVSNADGRALARAIRSRGKVEPVFVERVEDLPEALVGVLRADDLLVTFGAGSIGAVAARLPEQLPPGASS, encoded by the coding sequence ATGAAAAACCGCATGCGCCGCGTCAATCGTATCCATTTCGTCGGCATCGGCGGCTCGGGCATGGGCGGCATCGCCGAGGTGCTGCTCAACCTCGGCTACGACGTGCAGGGTTCGGACCTGAAGTCCGGCCCGGTCGTGGAGCGCCTGGCTTCGCTCGGCGCGCGCGTGATGATCGGCCACAGTGCGGCGCACCTGGAGAACGTGGACGTCGTGGTGGTGTCCAGCGCGGTATCCGCCGACAACCCCGAGGTCACGGCGGCCCAAGAGCGCCGCATCCCGGTGGTGAAACGCGCCGAGATGCTCGCCGAGCTGATGCGCTTCCGTTACGGGATCGCGGTCGCGGGAACCCACGGCAAGACCACGACCACGAGCCTGGTCGCGAGCGTCCTCGCCGAGGCGGGCTTCGACCCGACCTTCGTCATCGGCGGCCGGCTGAACAGCGCCAACACGCACGCGCGCCTCGGCGCCGGCCGTTTCCTCGTCGCCGAGGCCGACGAGAGCGATGCCTCCTTCGTCCACCTGCAACCCATGCTCGCCGTGGTGACCAACGTCGAGGCCGACCACATGGCGACCTACGGCGGCGACCTCGAGCAGCTCCACCAGACCTTCGTGGATTTCCTGCACAACCTGCCGTTCTACGGCCTGGCCATCGTGTGCGTGGACGACCCCGGTGCGGCCTCGCTGCTGGCGCGTGTGCCGCGCGCCGTGCTGACTTACGGCTTCGATGAGCGCGCCGATCTGCGCGCCACGAATTTTCGCCAGGAAGGCCGCGTGTCGCGTTTCACCGTGACGCGTCCGGGCGGGGCCGCGCCGCTGGAGGTCGAGCTCAAGCTCGCCGGGCGGCACAACGCGCAGAATGCGCTCGCGGCGATCGCGGTGGCCCAGGAGCTGGAGGTCGAGGACGCCGCGTTGCTGCGCGCGCTCGCCGGCTTCGGGGGGATCGACCGGCGCATGCAGGAACTCGGCGAGATCGCTGCGGGCGAGGGCACGGCCCTGCTGGTGGACGATTACGGTCACCATCCGACCGAGCTCGAGAAGACGCTCGAAGCGATCCACGGCGCCTGGCCGGGTCGCCGCGTCGTCGTGGCTTTCCAGCCGCATCGCTACAGCCGCACCCGCGACCTCATGGATGACTTTGCGCGCGTGCTCTCCGGCACCGACGCGCTGTTGCTCTGCGAGGTCTATGCCGCGGGCGAGGATCCGGTGTCGAATGCCGACGGCCGGGCGCTGGCCCGCGCGATCCGCTCGCGCGGCAAGGTCGAGCCGGTGTTCGTCGAGCGGGTCGAAGACCTTCCCGAGGCGCTGGTCGGGGTGCTTCGCGCGGATGACCTGCTGGTGACCTTCGGCGCCGGCAGCATCGGCGCGGTTGCAGCGCGGCTGCCGGAGCAGCTGCCGCCGGGAGCCTCGTCGTGA
- the murG gene encoding undecaprenyldiphospho-muramoylpentapeptide beta-N-acetylglucosaminyltransferase: MSGRVLIMAGGTGGHVFPALAVADALRARGIEVVWMGTRLGLEARVVPEAGIRVEWIAIAGLRGKNLLTRLAAPFRILLAVAQALRIMLRVKPAVVLGMGGYAAGPGGVAAWLTRRPLVIHEQNAIAGTTNQILARLSSRVLAAFPGAFPGGVSSMVVGNPVRASIAALPGPDRRLADRTGPVHLLVLGGSQGALALNQTVPEALAHLPEEQRPLVRHQAGRNTLEVARAAYARFGVAAEVSEFIDDMAAAYGWADLAICRSGALTVSELAAAGVPAVLVPFPAAVDDHQTLNGGYLVAAGAAVLVPESQLDPDRLSHVLAGLLGDRGRRLDMARRARGAARTEALSTIERVLLDVGGLAAEEAR; this comes from the coding sequence ATGAGCGGCCGGGTGCTGATCATGGCGGGCGGCACGGGCGGACACGTGTTCCCGGCGCTGGCCGTGGCCGACGCCTTGCGGGCGCGCGGCATCGAAGTGGTGTGGATGGGCACCCGTCTCGGGCTCGAGGCGCGCGTGGTGCCGGAGGCGGGGATCCGGGTCGAGTGGATCGCCATCGCCGGCCTGCGCGGCAAGAATCTCCTCACGCGGCTCGCCGCGCCGTTCCGCATCCTGCTGGCGGTGGCGCAGGCCTTGCGCATCATGTTGCGCGTCAAGCCGGCCGTGGTGCTCGGCATGGGCGGCTACGCGGCGGGTCCGGGGGGAGTCGCCGCCTGGCTGACGCGCCGGCCGCTGGTGATCCACGAGCAGAATGCGATCGCCGGGACCACCAACCAGATCCTCGCGCGCCTCTCGAGTCGCGTCCTCGCCGCGTTTCCCGGCGCGTTCCCCGGCGGGGTCTCGAGCATGGTCGTCGGTAACCCGGTGCGCGCGTCGATCGCCGCGCTGCCCGGTCCGGACCGGCGCCTCGCGGACCGCACGGGGCCCGTGCACCTGCTGGTGCTGGGTGGCAGCCAGGGGGCCCTGGCCCTGAACCAGACCGTGCCCGAAGCGCTCGCGCACCTGCCGGAAGAGCAGCGCCCGCTGGTCCGCCACCAGGCGGGGCGCAACACGCTGGAGGTCGCTCGCGCAGCCTATGCACGTTTCGGGGTCGCCGCGGAGGTGAGCGAGTTCATCGACGACATGGCGGCGGCCTATGGCTGGGCCGATCTCGCGATCTGTCGTTCGGGTGCGCTGACCGTTTCCGAGCTGGCGGCGGCCGGCGTCCCCGCCGTCCTCGTGCCGTTCCCGGCCGCGGTGGACGACCACCAGACCCTGAACGGCGGCTACCTGGTGGCGGCCGGCGCCGCGGTGCTGGTGCCGGAGTCCCAGCTCGATCCCGACCGTCTCTCGCATGTGCTGGCGGGCCTCTTGGGCGACCGCGGGCGGCGCCTGGACATGGCGCGGCGCGCACGCGGCGCGGCGCGTACCGAGGCGCTCAGCACCATCGAGCGGGTATTGCTCGACGTCGGCGGGCTGGCCGCGGAGGAGGCGCGATGA
- the ftsW gene encoding putative lipid II flippase FtsW, translating into MTHAAPPGLRTDPWLAGSALVLALLGVVMVASASITMADQVHGQPFYFLVRQSIYLALGLCVAAFCMLVPMRAWEQGSPLLLALGMLLLVVVLLPGIGHEVNGATRWLRIGPLNLQASEPARLLLLMYLCGYVARRRGALESGLKGLLFPMAVVTLAGVLLMLQPDFGATAVLFATAIGVLFVGGMRFGYLMLIGVAGFTSLALLVLTSEYRMRRLTAFLDPWADPWNSGFQLTQSLIAIARGEWLGVGLGGSVQKLFYLPEAHTDFVFAVFAEEFGLVGVFLIVALFAVLVVRAYAISAAAAAAERVFAACLAFGIGTWIGLQAFINMAVNMGLLPTKGLTLPLVSYGGSSLLVTGAAIGLLLRIHYELQADGYAGRRKRRSRS; encoded by the coding sequence ATGACACATGCCGCGCCCCCGGGGCTGCGCACCGATCCCTGGCTGGCGGGCAGCGCGCTGGTCCTCGCCCTGCTCGGCGTGGTGATGGTGGCGTCCGCCTCGATCACGATGGCCGACCAGGTGCACGGCCAGCCGTTCTATTTCCTCGTGCGCCAGTCGATCTATCTCGCGCTCGGCCTGTGCGTCGCGGCCTTCTGCATGCTGGTGCCGATGCGCGCCTGGGAGCAGGGCTCGCCGCTCCTGCTGGCGCTGGGGATGCTGCTGCTGGTCGTCGTGCTGCTGCCCGGCATCGGCCACGAGGTCAACGGCGCCACGCGCTGGTTGCGCATCGGGCCGCTCAACCTGCAGGCCTCGGAGCCCGCACGGCTGTTGCTGTTGATGTACCTGTGCGGCTACGTGGCGCGGCGTCGCGGCGCGCTCGAGTCCGGTCTCAAGGGGCTGCTGTTCCCGATGGCGGTGGTGACGCTGGCGGGCGTGCTGCTCATGCTGCAGCCGGATTTCGGCGCCACGGCCGTGCTGTTCGCCACCGCGATCGGCGTGTTGTTCGTAGGCGGCATGCGCTTCGGTTACCTGATGCTCATCGGGGTGGCGGGCTTCACATCGCTCGCGCTGCTGGTGCTCACCTCCGAGTACCGCATGCGTCGGTTGACGGCCTTCCTGGATCCGTGGGCGGATCCGTGGAATTCCGGCTTCCAGCTCACCCAGTCGCTCATCGCGATCGCCCGCGGCGAATGGCTGGGTGTCGGGCTGGGCGGCAGCGTGCAGAAACTGTTCTACCTGCCGGAGGCGCACACCGACTTCGTGTTCGCGGTGTTCGCCGAGGAGTTCGGCCTCGTCGGCGTGTTCCTGATCGTGGCGCTGTTTGCGGTGCTGGTGGTGCGCGCCTATGCCATCAGCGCGGCCGCGGCGGCCGCGGAACGCGTGTTCGCGGCGTGCCTGGCCTTCGGCATCGGCACCTGGATCGGCCTGCAGGCCTTCATCAACATGGCGGTGAACATGGGCCTGCTGCCGACCAAGGGGCTGACATTGCCCCTGGTCAGCTACGGCGGCAGCAGCCTGCTGGTCACCGGGGCAGCCATCGGCCTGCTGCTGCGCATCCATTACGAACTCCAGGCGGACGGCTATGCCGGACGCCGCAAGCGGCGGTCCAGGTCATGA
- a CDS encoding cell division protein FtsQ/DivIB, translating to MARAAKSTRRSRRTARPRFEWRWPALPAWPWRRLAGGTVIAAALVAGTWGLALLLDRPIRAVTVHGPFERVSVLQVEAAVGSLRTAGFLGVRLEQLREQIVAIDWVDDAIVRRRWPAEIEITVIEQAPAARWGDSGLLNTRGELFVQDARHVPAELPRLSGPEGSEASVARKYLDARATLAATGFRLRVLELDERGSWRIELSNGVELRLGRQSFETRLRRFARVAAPLLTPRVAEVGYVDLRYSRGFAVGWRERGAAAASSEGPTHDG from the coding sequence ATGGCACGCGCGGCTAAGTCCACCCGCCGGTCCCGGCGCACCGCCAGGCCCCGTTTCGAGTGGCGGTGGCCGGCCCTGCCCGCGTGGCCGTGGCGCCGGCTCGCAGGCGGCACCGTTATCGCGGCCGCGCTCGTGGCCGGGACCTGGGGCCTGGCGCTGTTGCTGGACCGTCCCATCCGCGCGGTGACCGTGCACGGACCGTTCGAGCGGGTCAGCGTGCTGCAGGTCGAAGCGGCGGTCGGCAGCCTGCGCACGGCAGGGTTCCTCGGCGTGCGGCTCGAGCAGTTGCGCGAACAGATCGTCGCCATCGACTGGGTGGACGACGCGATCGTGCGCCGTCGCTGGCCGGCGGAAATCGAGATCACCGTCATCGAACAGGCCCCCGCGGCGCGCTGGGGCGACAGCGGCCTGCTGAACACACGCGGCGAGCTGTTCGTGCAGGACGCGCGGCATGTCCCGGCGGAATTGCCGCGCCTCTCCGGGCCGGAGGGCAGCGAGGCCAGTGTGGCGCGGAAATATCTCGATGCCCGGGCGACGCTGGCCGCGACCGGCTTCCGGCTGCGGGTGCTGGAGCTGGACGAGCGCGGCTCATGGCGCATCGAGCTGAGCAACGGTGTGGAGCTGCGCCTCGGACGGCAGTCCTTCGAGACACGATTGCGGCGCTTCGCCCGCGTGGCCGCGCCATTGCTCACACCCCGGGTGGCCGAAGTCGGCTACGTGGACCTGCGCTACAGCCGCGGCTTCGCCGTCGGCTGGCGCGAGCGCGGCGCCGCGGCCGCAAGCAGCGAGGGACCTACGCACGATGGCTAA
- the murB gene encoding UDP-N-acetylmuramate dehydrogenase, whose protein sequence is MAVLRTPPPHAPRGELRHGEPMSRHTSWRVGGPADTWFRPADLDDLAAFLAALDPATPVHLVGLGSNLLVRDGGVRGVVIGTHGVLSGMARSGERGIRAEAGVPCAKIARSCARWGLGAGEFFAGIPGTLGGALAMNAGAFGGETWDYVVAVETLDRAGVRRRRARDEYATGYRSVQGPAGEWFIAAELAFPAGRPTTQASIRELLVKRKATQPIGEPSCGSVFTNPPGDHAARLIEAAGLKGCRIGGAEVSPKHANFIINTGTATAADIERLMAHVAAEVERLHGVRLETEVRVIGEPATDAPGTPAAPRAAAGKIGASGEGSS, encoded by the coding sequence ATGGCCGTGTTGCGCACGCCACCGCCCCATGCGCCACGCGGCGAGCTGCGCCATGGCGAGCCGATGTCCCGGCACACGTCCTGGCGGGTGGGCGGACCGGCCGACACCTGGTTCCGTCCCGCCGACCTCGACGACCTGGCGGCCTTTCTTGCCGCGCTCGATCCTGCCACGCCCGTTCACCTGGTCGGCCTCGGCAGCAACCTGCTGGTGCGCGACGGCGGGGTGCGCGGCGTCGTGATCGGCACGCACGGCGTGTTGTCCGGAATGGCGCGCTCCGGGGAACGGGGGATTCGCGCGGAGGCGGGCGTGCCCTGCGCGAAGATCGCGCGCAGCTGCGCGCGCTGGGGGCTCGGCGCCGGGGAGTTTTTCGCCGGCATCCCGGGGACGCTCGGCGGCGCCCTGGCGATGAACGCCGGCGCATTCGGCGGCGAGACCTGGGACTACGTGGTGGCCGTGGAGACGCTGGATCGTGCCGGGGTCCGCCGCCGGCGGGCACGCGACGAGTACGCGACCGGTTATCGCAGCGTGCAGGGGCCGGCCGGCGAATGGTTCATCGCCGCGGAGCTCGCATTCCCCGCGGGGCGCCCGACCACCCAGGCCTCCATCCGCGAACTGCTGGTGAAGCGCAAGGCCACCCAGCCGATCGGCGAGCCGAGCTGCGGTTCCGTGTTCACCAACCCGCCCGGCGACCATGCCGCGCGGCTGATCGAGGCCGCGGGGTTGAAGGGCTGTCGCATCGGCGGCGCCGAGGTGTCGCCCAAGCATGCCAACTTCATCATCAACACCGGGACGGCCACCGCCGCCGATATCGAACGGCTGATGGCGCATGTCGCCGCCGAGGTGGAGCGGCTGCATGGCGTGCGGCTCGAGACCGAGGTGCGCGTGATCGGCGAACCCGCGACCGATGCGCCCGGCACGCCTGCCGCGCCGCGCGCCGCGGCCGGCAAGATCGGCGCGTCCGGGGAGGGCTCGTCATGA
- a CDS encoding D-alanine--D-alanine ligase: MSRVPVTAAADFGRVAVLLGGTSAEREISLLTGEAVLAALRRRGVDAEGVDPASGLEPLLSGGFDRAWIALHGRGGEDGLMQGALETLGMPYTGSGVLGSSLAMDKLRSKQLFVAWALATPRWRVMRAADEAASVVAEFGLPLIVKPAGEGSSVGMSKVTEAARLPAAWAEANRWAGPVLVEEWVSGEEYSVGVLQGDTLPAVRIETPRAFYDYEAKYFSDETRYHCPCGLDPAREADFARLARLAFEAVGASGWGRVDFLLPADGVPRFLEVNTIPGMTSHSLVPMGARQAGIDFDELAWRVLETSFGRATAGEGTHGTRG; the protein is encoded by the coding sequence ATGAGCCGGGTCCCGGTTACCGCAGCCGCGGACTTCGGGCGCGTCGCCGTCCTGCTGGGCGGGACCTCCGCGGAGCGCGAGATCTCGCTGCTCACCGGCGAGGCGGTGCTCGCCGCGTTGCGCAGACGCGGCGTGGATGCCGAGGGGGTCGATCCCGCGTCGGGCCTCGAGCCGCTCTTGAGCGGCGGTTTCGATCGCGCCTGGATTGCGCTGCACGGCCGCGGCGGCGAGGACGGCCTGATGCAGGGCGCGCTCGAGACCCTCGGCATGCCCTACACCGGCAGCGGCGTGCTCGGCTCGTCGCTGGCGATGGACAAGCTGCGCAGCAAGCAGCTGTTCGTCGCCTGGGCGCTCGCCACGCCGCGCTGGCGGGTGATGCGCGCGGCCGACGAAGCGGCCTCCGTGGTGGCGGAATTCGGCCTGCCGTTGATCGTCAAGCCGGCCGGCGAGGGGTCGAGCGTCGGCATGAGCAAGGTGACGGAAGCCGCCCGGCTGCCTGCGGCATGGGCCGAGGCAAATCGTTGGGCGGGCCCGGTGCTGGTCGAGGAGTGGGTGTCGGGCGAGGAATACTCGGTGGGCGTGCTGCAGGGAGACACGCTGCCGGCCGTGCGCATCGAGACGCCGCGCGCCTTCTACGACTACGAGGCGAAGTACTTCTCCGACGAGACGCGTTACCACTGCCCCTGCGGGCTCGATCCGGCGCGCGAAGCGGATTTCGCGCGACTCGCGCGGCTGGCGTTCGAAGCCGTCGGCGCGAGCGGCTGGGGTCGCGTCGATTTCCTGCTGCCGGCCGACGGCGTGCCGCGATTCCTGGAGGTCAACACGATCCCGGGCATGACCAGCCACAGCCTCGTGCCGATGGGCGCGCGGCAGGCCGGTATCGATTTCGACGAACTGGCCTGGCGCGTGCTGGAAACCAGTTTTGGCCGGGCGACGGCCGGGGAGGGGACGCATGGCACGCGCGGCTAA